The following proteins come from a genomic window of Candidatus Omnitrophota bacterium:
- the murD gene encoding UDP-N-acetylmuramoyl-L-alanine--D-glutamate ligase, producing PSYVKRILVTGTNGKSTVTSLIAAVLSSAGKNAIAGGNIGIPVTELLKKFKKNSILVAEVSSYNLEKHLSRKAFGADVSILLNIDSDHLSRYRNMAEYGAVKKSIFAGIRRGGVGISGIAGSPGSDILRLGKDIYFRGNTMRFSPKAAKKFRASQELIYEKEKMKLLFDANKTNILAAAGAAMAMGVSSEKIRRGVYRFRPLANRLEYSGTHRGRIFINDSKATNVSSVLFALKNINRPLILIMGGRDKGSSYNPLSGHMQNVKTLVVYGEAGAKIAKELNGKTEITAAEKFADACLKALKKSSPGDTVLLSPGCSSFDQFKDFEERGKAFKKWIKNLT from the coding sequence TCCCTCTTATGTGAAAAGGATCCTCGTCACCGGAACAAACGGAAAATCAACCGTCACTTCCCTGATAGCGGCCGTGCTTTCCTCGGCGGGAAAAAACGCCATTGCCGGCGGAAATATAGGGATACCGGTGACGGAACTCCTGAAAAAATTCAAAAAAAACAGCATCCTCGTAGCCGAAGTGTCGAGCTATAATCTTGAAAAACATCTTTCACGCAAAGCTTTCGGGGCTGATGTGAGTATCCTCCTTAACATAGACAGCGACCATCTTTCAAGATACAGGAATATGGCCGAATACGGCGCTGTTAAAAAGAGCATATTCGCCGGTATCAGGCGCGGGGGCGTGGGCATAAGCGGAATCGCGGGATCGCCCGGCTCCGATATCCTGAGACTCGGGAAAGACATATATTTCCGGGGAAACACCATGCGATTTTCGCCGAAAGCCGCAAAAAAATTCCGCGCTTCTCAAGAGCTCATTTATGAAAAAGAAAAAATGAAACTCCTTTTTGACGCCAACAAAACCAACATCCTCGCCGCCGCCGGGGCGGCTATGGCGATGGGTGTCTCCTCCGAAAAGATCCGCAGGGGGGTGTACCGCTTCAGGCCGCTCGCAAACCGCCTTGAATATTCGGGGACTCACCGCGGCAGGATCTTTATCAATGACTCAAAAGCCACGAATGTTTCTTCCGTGCTCTTCGCCCTTAAAAATATAAACAGGCCCCTGATTTTAATAATGGGGGGACGGGACAAGGGCAGCTCATACAATCCTCTGTCCGGACACATGCAAAATGTGAAAACGCTTGTCGTTTACGGCGAGGCCGGCGCGAAAATAGCAAAAGAGCTCAATGGAAAAACTGAGATAACCGCCGCGGAAAAATTCGCTGACGCCTGTCTCAAGGCGCTTAAGAAAAGCTCCCCCGGCGACACAGTGCTGCTGTCTCCGGGGTGCTCATCGTTCGACCAGTTCAAAGATTTTGAGGAGAGGGGGAAAGCTTTCAAAAAATGGATAAAAAATCTTACTTAA